From the genome of Bradyrhizobium elkanii USDA 76, one region includes:
- a CDS encoding GNAT family N-acetyltransferase, whose amino-acid sequence MTELSLTILPETPKDAQAIERLHERTFGPGRFVLSAYRLREHVDHLLDVSFTARIGTLLVGSVRQLPITIGDTPALMLGPLTVEPPFRSRGVGRALLERAINDARAKGHRLIVLVGDEPYYSRVGFKPVPKGRMTMPGPVDYSRLLVMELVDGAAEGVSGPIQPDWSKAI is encoded by the coding sequence ATGACCGAATTGTCCCTGACCATCCTGCCCGAGACCCCGAAAGACGCCCAGGCGATCGAGCGCCTGCACGAGCGCACCTTCGGGCCCGGCCGCTTCGTGCTCAGCGCCTACCGGCTGCGCGAGCATGTCGATCATCTGCTCGATGTCTCCTTCACGGCGCGGATCGGCACGCTGCTGGTCGGCTCGGTGCGCCAGCTGCCGATCACGATCGGCGATACGCCGGCCCTGATGCTCGGGCCGTTGACGGTCGAGCCGCCGTTCCGCAGCCGCGGCGTCGGCCGTGCGCTGCTAGAGCGTGCGATCAACGACGCCCGCGCCAAGGGCCACCGGCTGATCGTGCTGGTCGGCGACGAGCCATACTATTCGCGGGTCGGCTTCAAGCCGGTCCCGAAGGGGCGAATGACCATGCCCGGCCCGGTCGATTACAGTCGCCTGCTTGTCATGGAACTGGTCGACGGCGCGGCCGAGGGCGTCTCCGGGCCGATCCAGCCGGACTGGAGCAAGGCGATCTGA
- a CDS encoding metallophosphoesterase family protein, whose product MAPFRLAHLSDPHLPPLPAARLRDLAGKRAFGYLNWTRNRHKYHRRDVLDALVSDMQAQQPDHIAVTGDLVNLALDAEFNPARQWLEGVGSPTDVTVIPGNHDAYVRATRHRFVSHFGDYLRGDADGAAAHFPFVRRRGPVALIGVSSAVPTPPLMATGWLGHPQLDALDAILAQLSREDAFRVLLVHHPLHSDGRAKRLTDSHQLLALLRRHGVELVLHGHDHIHSTMWFDGPERKIPAIGVPSASALARKHYPAAAYNLFTIERDGNDWRCEQTVRGLGDHAGIRELKQVRLS is encoded by the coding sequence ATGGCGCCGTTTCGCCTCGCGCATCTGTCGGACCCGCATCTGCCGCCGCTGCCGGCGGCGCGGCTCCGCGATCTGGCCGGCAAGCGCGCCTTCGGCTACCTGAACTGGACGCGCAACCGTCACAAATATCACCGCCGCGACGTGCTCGACGCGCTGGTGTCGGACATGCAGGCGCAGCAGCCGGACCATATCGCCGTGACCGGCGACCTCGTCAATCTGGCGCTGGATGCCGAGTTCAATCCGGCCCGGCAATGGCTGGAGGGCGTGGGTTCGCCTACCGACGTCACCGTGATCCCCGGCAACCACGACGCCTATGTGCGCGCGACCCGGCATCGTTTCGTCAGTCACTTCGGCGACTATCTGCGCGGCGACGCCGATGGCGCGGCAGCGCATTTTCCGTTCGTGCGCCGCCGCGGGCCTGTGGCGCTGATCGGCGTCTCCTCGGCGGTGCCGACGCCGCCGCTGATGGCGACCGGCTGGCTCGGCCATCCCCAGCTCGATGCGCTTGATGCGATCCTCGCGCAGCTGTCGCGGGAGGACGCCTTCCGCGTCCTCCTGGTGCATCATCCGCTGCACTCCGACGGCCGCGCCAAGCGCCTGACCGATTCGCATCAGCTGCTGGCGCTGCTCAGGCGCCACGGCGTCGAGCTGGTGCTGCACGGCCACGACCACATCCATTCGACGATGTGGTTCGACGGCCCCGAGCGGAAGATCCCGGCGATCGGCGTGCCGTCGGCATCGGCGCTGGCGCGCAAGCACTATCCGGCCGCGGCCTATAATTTGTTCACGATCGAGCGTGACGGCAACGACTGGCGCTGCGAGCAGACCGTGCGCGGCCTCGGCGATCACGCCGGCATCCGCGAATTGAAGCAAGTACGACTGTCCTAA
- a CDS encoding DUF2946 family protein, with product MQWFRRHIKTGSRLALFALAVQFMLSFGHFHPIAAAQAAPGLSLVDLAYIGTSATPDLAVQVTGTPQPANHDNDRHPADNCAICAVISLASSMLFTAPPVLLLPEAIELLFRTTNAEFAHLKSAPAAFHSRAPPLS from the coding sequence ATGCAGTGGTTCCGGCGACACATCAAGACTGGCTCGCGGCTGGCGCTGTTCGCGCTCGCCGTCCAGTTCATGCTGTCGTTCGGGCATTTCCATCCGATCGCGGCCGCGCAAGCGGCGCCCGGGCTGTCGCTGGTCGATCTCGCCTATATCGGGACCTCGGCGACGCCGGACCTCGCGGTCCAGGTGACCGGGACGCCACAGCCCGCCAATCACGACAACGACCGGCATCCGGCCGACAACTGCGCGATCTGCGCCGTCATCTCGCTCGCGAGCAGCATGCTGTTCACGGCGCCGCCGGTGCTGTTGCTGCCGGAAGCCATCGAGCTTCTGTTCCGCACCACCAATGCCGAATTCGCCCATCTGAAATCGGCGCCGGCGGCCTTCCACTCCCGCGCACCTCCCCTGTCCTGA
- a CDS encoding EthD family reductase, translating into MIKVSVMYPNNPGARFDHDYYRDKHMPLVKARLGDACKYYTVDKGLAGGAPGQPATYVGMCHIFCDSVEAFAAGMGKHAQEIMGDIPNYTDLQPVIQISEVVVGH; encoded by the coding sequence ATGATCAAGGTCAGTGTGATGTATCCGAACAATCCAGGCGCACGCTTTGATCACGACTATTATCGCGACAAGCACATGCCGCTAGTGAAGGCGCGCCTCGGCGACGCCTGCAAATACTACACCGTCGACAAGGGTCTCGCCGGCGGCGCACCGGGGCAACCCGCCACCTATGTCGGGATGTGCCACATCTTCTGCGACTCGGTTGAGGCCTTCGCGGCCGGCATGGGCAAGCACGCCCAGGAGATCATGGGCGACATCCCGAACTACACCGATCTGCAGCCGGTGATCCAGATCAGCGAAGTCGTCGTCGGCCACTGA
- a CDS encoding TonB-dependent receptor: MTLQKKRALHIGNVSWLLLGAMSHNALADDTPTQLPDITVTAPSPIQRHRTAPTRTPSHVVRAAPSRNRERAAAVQPAPAAPAPQQGVLPVVTDQFATVTVIPNEELRRSGAATLGDLLFSKPGITGSSFAPGASSRPIIRGLDVNRVGIVENGLGGGGVSDLGEDHFVPIDPLSTNQIEVVRGPAALRYGSTSIGGVVSATNNRIPDAMPTCAAAPFQSYGLPVKAPLAGAGAPGCLNVETRTSVSSVNRGVDGGMLLDAGGNNVAVHADVYGRTTSDYSIPSYPYLFVPGQPFNSRQPNSATQSDGASVGASYFFQGGYIGAAITQNDSFYHIPGIDGADHQTRIDAHQTKIAVKGEYRPDAAAIDAVRFWVGATDYRHNEIGLADPADLSSDGVRQTFTNKEQEARVEVQMMPFNARFATVTTAFGLQGGHQELTAPSPDDPTSPLNGLWDPNKNNRVAGYVFNELKFTDTTKAQIAGRIEHVDLSGTTPAFIPPIFDVATDPASIGPATPQSAHYTPKSGSLGLIQNLPWDLVASATAQYVERAPKPAELFSRGPHDATGTFDIGNPNLGIETAKSIEIGLRRATGPLRFELTGYYTRFDGFIFRRLTGNTCDESACQLGPGLELNQARYSQRDAIFRGAEFQSQFDIGPLNGGIWGIENQFDVVRATFTDGSNVPRIPPVRLGGGFYWRDSNWLTRINLVHAFAQNDIAVIGETPTAGYNLLNAEITYNTKLNSSWIGAREMTLGLVGNNLLNQNIRNSVSYTKDEVLMPGLGVRAFANLKF, translated from the coding sequence ATGACACTTCAGAAGAAACGAGCACTCCACATCGGGAACGTGAGCTGGCTATTGCTGGGCGCGATGAGCCACAATGCCCTGGCCGACGACACGCCGACGCAACTCCCCGACATCACGGTGACGGCACCGAGCCCGATCCAACGGCACCGGACGGCGCCAACGCGCACGCCGAGCCATGTTGTCCGGGCCGCGCCGAGCCGCAACCGCGAACGCGCCGCGGCCGTGCAACCGGCGCCTGCGGCGCCGGCACCGCAGCAGGGCGTGCTGCCCGTGGTTACCGATCAGTTCGCCACCGTCACCGTGATACCCAACGAGGAACTGCGGCGCTCGGGCGCCGCCACGCTTGGCGATCTGCTGTTCTCCAAGCCCGGCATCACCGGTTCGAGCTTCGCGCCGGGCGCGTCGAGCCGGCCGATCATCCGCGGCCTCGACGTCAACCGCGTCGGCATCGTCGAAAACGGTCTCGGCGGCGGCGGCGTGTCGGATCTCGGCGAGGATCATTTCGTCCCGATCGATCCGCTCTCGACCAACCAGATCGAAGTGGTGCGCGGCCCGGCAGCGCTGCGCTACGGCTCGACCTCGATCGGCGGCGTCGTCAGCGCCACCAACAACCGGATTCCCGATGCGATGCCGACCTGCGCGGCGGCGCCGTTCCAGAGCTACGGATTGCCGGTGAAGGCTCCGCTGGCCGGCGCCGGCGCGCCGGGTTGCCTCAATGTCGAGACCCGAACCTCCGTGAGCTCGGTCAATCGCGGCGTCGACGGCGGCATGCTGCTGGACGCCGGCGGCAACAATGTCGCCGTGCATGCCGACGTCTATGGCCGTACCACCAGCGACTACAGCATCCCGAGCTACCCATATCTGTTCGTGCCGGGCCAGCCGTTTAATAGCCGCCAGCCGAACTCCGCGACGCAGTCCGACGGCGCCTCGGTCGGCGCCTCGTATTTCTTCCAGGGCGGCTATATCGGTGCGGCGATCACCCAGAACGACTCATTCTATCATATCCCCGGCATCGACGGCGCCGATCACCAGACCCGGATCGACGCGCATCAGACCAAGATCGCCGTCAAGGGCGAGTACCGGCCCGATGCGGCGGCGATCGACGCGGTGCGGTTCTGGGTCGGCGCGACCGACTATCGCCACAACGAGATCGGGCTCGCCGATCCGGCCGACCTGTCCAGCGACGGCGTGCGCCAGACCTTCACCAACAAGGAGCAGGAGGCCCGCGTCGAGGTGCAGATGATGCCGTTCAACGCGCGCTTCGCCACGGTGACCACGGCATTCGGTCTGCAGGGTGGGCACCAGGAATTGACCGCGCCGAGCCCGGACGATCCGACGAGCCCGCTCAACGGATTGTGGGACCCCAACAAGAACAACAGGGTCGCTGGTTACGTGTTCAACGAGCTGAAGTTCACCGACACCACCAAGGCACAGATTGCCGGGCGTATCGAACACGTCGATCTCTCCGGCACAACGCCGGCCTTCATTCCCCCCATCTTCGACGTGGCCACCGATCCCGCAAGCATCGGTCCAGCGACACCGCAAAGTGCGCACTACACGCCCAAGAGCGGCAGCCTCGGCTTGATCCAGAATCTGCCGTGGGATCTGGTAGCAAGCGCGACCGCCCAATACGTCGAACGCGCGCCGAAACCGGCCGAGCTCTTCTCGCGCGGCCCCCACGATGCGACCGGCACGTTCGACATCGGCAATCCCAATCTCGGTATCGAAACCGCAAAATCGATCGAGATCGGACTACGGCGGGCGACCGGACCGCTGCGGTTCGAACTCACCGGCTACTACACCAGGTTCGACGGCTTCATATTCCGCCGGCTGACGGGCAACACGTGTGACGAGAGCGCGTGTCAGCTAGGCCCCGGCCTCGAACTGAACCAAGCGCGCTACTCGCAGCGTGACGCGATCTTCCGCGGCGCCGAATTCCAGAGCCAGTTTGACATCGGCCCGCTCAACGGCGGCATCTGGGGCATCGAGAACCAGTTCGACGTGGTGCGCGCCACCTTCACCGACGGCAGCAACGTGCCGCGGATTCCACCGGTGCGGCTTGGCGGCGGCTTCTATTGGCGCGACAGCAACTGGCTGACCCGCATCAATCTGGTGCACGCCTTCGCGCAGAACGACATCGCTGTCATCGGCGAGACCCCGACGGCGGGCTACAATCTCTTGAACGCGGAGATCACCTACAACACCAAGCTGAATTCGTCATGGATCGGCGCGCGCGAGATGACGCTTGGTCTGGTCGGCAACAATTTGCTCAACCAGAACATCCGCAACTCCGTCTCCTACACCAAGGACGAGGTGCTGATGCCGGGCCTCGGCGTGCGGGCGTTCGCCAACCTGAAGTTCTGA
- a CDS encoding NUDIX domain-containing protein encodes MTVLLDLRKRYEPQIRWVFHFYWRLVRSMTLGVRAVVLDADNRVFLVKHSYVHGWYLPGGGVEVGESFIESLRRELEEEGRIELKGEPVLHGIFHNSHVSPRDHVAVYVVRNYRQDRLPEPNREIVACGFFDPADLPDETTPGTRLRIAEVLEGKPPTATWR; translated from the coding sequence GTGACGGTCCTGCTCGATTTACGCAAGCGCTACGAGCCGCAGATCAGATGGGTGTTTCATTTCTACTGGCGGCTGGTCCGCAGCATGACGCTGGGGGTCCGTGCCGTCGTGCTCGATGCCGACAACAGGGTTTTCCTGGTCAAGCACAGCTACGTCCATGGCTGGTATCTGCCTGGCGGCGGGGTCGAGGTCGGCGAAAGCTTTATCGAGTCGCTGCGGCGCGAATTGGAGGAGGAGGGGCGGATCGAGCTCAAGGGCGAGCCGGTGCTGCATGGCATCTTCCACAACAGCCACGTCTCGCCGCGCGATCATGTCGCGGTCTACGTCGTCAGGAACTACCGGCAGGACCGCCTGCCGGAGCCGAATCGTGAGATCGTGGCCTGCGGCTTCTTCGATCCGGCTGATCTGCCCGACGAGACCACCCCCGGCACGCGGCTGCGGATCGCGGAGGTGCTCGAAGGCAAGCCGCCCACGGCGACATGGCGGTGA